In Ostrinia nubilalis chromosome 10, ilOstNubi1.1, whole genome shotgun sequence, a single genomic region encodes these proteins:
- the LOC135075444 gene encoding uncharacterized protein LOC135075444: MADNDVFEDNQYPDNDEFVPYVTAGNLAQKNGAKVTLWGKVTKVSASEGFYVKTVDDQEVLIRLKKPLSEPLEGWYEIHGVSQGKSVLCDEYVPFPEAICKNIDTEGHKGLARLLVALDDPWNLGDDGSNAMNGITEME, from the coding sequence ATGGCAGATAACGATGTGTTTGAAGATAATCAATATCCTGACAACGACGAGTTCGTACCATACGTAACAGCTGGTAATCTCGCACAGAAGAATGGCGCGAAAGTAACGCTTTGGGGCAAAGTAACCAAAGTTTCGGCGAGCGAAGGGTTCTACGTAAAGACTGTAGATGACCAAGAAGTTTTAATAAGGTTAAAAAAGCCTTTAAGTGAGCCGCTTGAAGGGTGGTATGAAATCCATGGAGTTTCCCAGGGGAAGAGCGTACTTTGCGATGAATATGTGCCATTTCCTGAAGCAATTTGCAAGAACATTGATACCGAAGGACACAAGGGATTAGCAAGACTGCTGGTAGCTCTCGACGACCCCTGGAACCTCGGCGACGACGGATCAAATGCCATGAATGGAATTACAGAAATGGAATAA
- the LOC135075285 gene encoding uncharacterized protein LOC135075285, which yields MNPQISEISFQNECKEYSKMDKFMLKLNRVRVQTMCLRAEKAKLGKENVQLKLYIKRYLTDLALKGGKDRPVSVKIQSALQSEPNGKMLNRPVTCIEGALSNAVQHEKRMKILEKRNRDIGDVRAYPRVQCWM from the exons ATGAATCCACAAATATCGGAAATATCTTTCCAGAATGAATGCAAAGAATACAGCAAAATGGACAAATTCATGTTGAAGCTGAACCGCGTGAGGGTTCAGACCATGTGCCTTCGAGCCGAAAAGGCTAAACTGGGCAAGGAGAACGTGCAGCTCAAGCTTTACATCAAGCGGTACCTGACCGACCTGGCCCTGAAGGGAGGCAAGGACCGACCGGTCAGCGTGAAGATACAGTCGGCGTTGCAGTCTGAACCTAATGGGAAGATGCT AAACCGTCCAGTGACCTGCATCGAGGGAGCGCTGTCAAACGCAGTGCAGCACGAGAAACGCATGAAGATCCTGGAGAAACGCAACAGAGATATAGGCGACGTACGCGCTTACCCACGGGTGCAGTGCTGGATGTAA